The proteins below are encoded in one region of Prosthecobacter dejongeii:
- a CDS encoding DUF4926 domain-containing protein: MIEDLACVRLKRSIAPYPIPVGTTGAVVMVYDADPPGYEVEFFDNEGQTIQDPQTRQFTFTLMEEDLEVIP, translated from the coding sequence ATGATCGAAGACCTAGCCTGCGTGCGGCTGAAGAGAAGCATCGCCCCTTATCCCATTCCTGTGGGCACCACGGGAGCGGTCGTCATGGTTTACGATGCAGACCCACCTGGGTATGAGGTGGAGTTCTTCGACAATGAGGGCCAGACGATACAAGACCCGCAAACGCGTCAATTCACCTTTACCCTCATGGAGGAAGACCTGGAGGTGATCCCCTGA
- a CDS encoding DUF4926 domain-containing protein: protein MIEELSLVRLIRPISSPAIPVGSIGTVLIVYEDTPPAYEVEFIDVEGTTLEDPETDESTFTVSEDDVEPWLEKLEA, encoded by the coding sequence ATGATTGAAGAACTTTCATTAGTTAGGCTTATTAGGCCTATATCCAGTCCAGCAATTCCGGTGGGATCAATTGGCACGGTGCTTATTGTTTATGAAGATACGCCTCCCGCCTACGAGGTAGAGTTTATAGACGTAGAAGGGACAACACTGGAAGACCCTGAAACTGATGAATCCACCTTCACTGTGAGTGAGGATGATGTGGAGCCTTGGTTGGAAAAATTAGAGGCCTAA
- a CDS encoding dienelactone hydrolase family protein, whose translation MTLKIKNASPTATKRRGGETARGVDPVVPLAQVADFEKEMNAAQVDWQLVSYSGPVHSFTQKKAGNDASTGSAYHALADARSWKAMRTFLDEIFVAAAAE comes from the coding sequence GTGACGCTCAAGATAAAGAACGCATCACCGACCGCAACGAAAAGGCGGGGTGGAGAGACAGCGCGGGGAGTGGATCCGGTGGTGCCGCTGGCGCAGGTGGCGGATTTTGAGAAGGAAATGAATGCGGCGCAGGTGGACTGGCAGTTGGTCTCTTACAGTGGGCCGGTGCATAGCTTTACTCAAAAGAAGGCGGGGAATGATGCTTCGACGGGGAGTGCTTACCATGCGCTGGCGGACGCGAGATCTTGGAAGGCGATGCGGACTTTTTTGGATGAGATCTTCGTGGCGGCTGCGGCTGAATGA
- a CDS encoding DUF4926 domain-containing protein — MIEELSLVKLIRPISSPAVPVGSVGTILMVHDSSPPAYEVEFTDANGKTLVDPHSELFVFTVSEIDLEIWPEKLNA; from the coding sequence ATGATTGAAGAGCTTTCATTGGTTAAACTCATTCGACCCATCTCCAGCCCAGCGGTTCCTGTAGGGTCAGTTGGCACGATTTTGATGGTTCACGATTCCTCTCCTCCGGCTTACGAAGTGGAGTTCACGGACGCAAACGGAAAGACCCTCGTGGACCCGCATAGTGAATTGTTTGTTTTTACTGTGAGTGAAATTGACCTGGAGATCTGGCCGGAGAAGTTGAATGCCTAA
- a CDS encoding zeta toxin family protein, with translation MVFDTVMADSKRGIKLMNQALAKGHRVTLQYIHQPLMKAVENSITRAMDKDNGRIVPAAVVAATHLRAQQALYELAAHYAADPRVSVKVIDHENFAARPSSLAELKSKRYTQSMEELQQQAVKHARQYLETQSHQTTLTDDLKSRILELSEGK, from the coding sequence ATCGTCTTTGACACCGTCATGGCAGATTCGAAACGGGGCATTAAGCTGATGAATCAAGCCCTCGCTAAAGGGCATCGGGTGACCCTCCAGTACATCCACCAGCCGCTGATGAAGGCCGTGGAAAACAGCATCACGCGGGCCATGGATAAGGACAATGGCCGCATCGTCCCTGCCGCCGTCGTGGCAGCCACTCACCTGCGCGCCCAGCAGGCCCTCTACGAACTGGCGGCCCACTACGCCGCAGACCCACGAGTGAGCGTGAAGGTCATTGACCATGAAAACTTCGCCGCACGCCCCAGCAGCTTGGCCGAGCTCAAGAGCAAACGCTACACCCAATCCATGGAGGAGCTGCAGCAGCAGGCCGTGAAGCATGCCCGCCAGTACCTCGAAACCCAGTCACACCAAACCACCCTGACGGACGACCTGAAATCCCGCATCCTGGAACTGTCTGAGGGGAAATGA
- a CDS encoding DUF6883 domain-containing protein codes for MARVGLKPTLGRSFETQVKDLQRRARDAALRPVSEQTLGTTSYSQKADTHNLQPHGNSLARAWKAFTQFDDAFQYGRTSSADLHDIAQAVSEPGMKVTAHDYGSYIRLQGKNGFLDIREVKTATPYISSMDADSAGEVRGGGSQLYQAALDWIHNNGKKVRSDPSGLTWINDTRRTSNLMASALRWGTTQHLSVHPDQGVPWAEGNHEANLTAMAKVEMANAFKAVAQARDWRYDFAHERFIDATGRELTRDDFHRAVVLGDPGTSGIGLSTLQRAVFTASAIEKSERGELEGIVHQAETRGRVGSGLDRITYSLPNLRGGIEQAGAQALSEGVGKNSAQAPLWNGITGYDRRGNPKIVVILSRQDSGAYSIKINGTTHDFSETQTAAITGLTTDQLRALRAGDASAQPVLVAKAAAPAPAKPSPAKPTNEQAQDRSEELTVKKTDADKKHLTGTTEDSINHKLQTYLRNPLHAVGGPKSVWFKGALGFTQSNADDLARQLIFDTRTAYEKEKTKYGQKFDQMTPLQGANGKIISLKVTWIKNPDGVIRLVTITPKNKKHD; via the coding sequence ATGGCCCGTGTGGGCCTGAAGCCGACGCTCGGCCGCAGCTTTGAAACCCAGGTCAAAGACCTGCAACGCCGCGCCCGCGACGCCGCCCTCCGCCCTGTGAGTGAACAGACTCTAGGGACTACAAGCTACAGCCAGAAAGCGGACACCCATAACCTCCAGCCCCATGGCAATAGCCTGGCTAGAGCCTGGAAGGCGTTTACCCAATTTGACGATGCTTTCCAGTATGGCCGCACCAGCAGTGCGGACCTTCATGACATCGCCCAAGCCGTGTCTGAGCCAGGCATGAAAGTCACGGCCCATGACTACGGCAGCTACATCCGCCTCCAAGGTAAAAACGGGTTTCTGGACATTCGTGAAGTGAAGACAGCGACGCCCTACATCAGCTCCATGGATGCGGATTCCGCTGGGGAGGTCAGGGGTGGCGGCTCTCAGCTCTACCAGGCCGCCTTGGACTGGATTCATAACAACGGCAAAAAAGTACGCAGCGACCCCTCTGGCCTGACCTGGATCAATGACACCCGGCGCACGTCTAATCTGATGGCTAGCGCCCTGCGCTGGGGCACCACCCAGCACCTCAGCGTGCATCCTGACCAAGGAGTGCCCTGGGCAGAAGGCAACCATGAAGCGAACCTGACCGCGATGGCGAAGGTGGAGATGGCCAACGCTTTCAAAGCCGTTGCCCAGGCCCGGGATTGGCGGTATGATTTTGCCCATGAGCGATTCATTGACGCCACCGGAAGGGAACTTACCCGAGACGACTTCCACAGAGCGGTCGTTTTGGGAGATCCCGGAACATCTGGCATCGGACTATCAACTCTACAGAGAGCAGTGTTTACAGCATCCGCGATTGAAAAATCAGAGCGAGGAGAGTTGGAAGGCATTGTTCATCAGGCGGAGACTCGAGGAAGAGTTGGGAGCGGATTAGACCGCATCACCTATTCTTTGCCTAACCTGAGGGGTGGAATCGAACAAGCTGGAGCTCAGGCACTGTCTGAAGGTGTAGGAAAAAACTCTGCCCAAGCTCCTCTGTGGAATGGCATCACAGGTTACGACAGACGCGGAAACCCAAAGATTGTCGTCATCCTCAGTCGTCAGGACAGCGGAGCTTACAGCATCAAGATTAACGGGACCACGCACGACTTTAGTGAAACCCAGACCGCTGCTATTACAGGCCTCACGACTGACCAGCTCCGCGCCCTGCGTGCCGGAGATGCCAGTGCCCAGCCCGTGCTGGTCGCTAAAGCCGCCGCTCCCGCACCTGCTAAGCCGTCACCGGCCAAACCAACGAATGAGCAGGCTCAAGACCGAAGCGAAGAACTGACCGTCAAAAAAACCGATGCTGACAAAAAACATCTCACTGGTACGACCGAGGACAGCATTAACCACAAGTTACAAACCTACCTTCGCAATCCTTTGCATGCCGTAGGCGGTCCCAAATCGGTTTGGTTCAAAGGCGCGTTAGGCTTTACCCAAAGCAATGCGGATGACTTGGCCCGCCAGTTGATCTTTGATACTCGCACTGCTTATGAAAAAGAAAAAACTAAGTATGGACAAAAGTTTGATCAGATGACCCCCCTTCAGGGAGCCAATGGGAAGATCATTTCTCTCAAAGTTACCTGGATAAAAAATCCAGACGGTGTTATTAGGTTAGTAACCATCACGCCAAAAAATAAAAAACATGATTGA
- a CDS encoding leucine-rich repeat domain-containing protein: MTDPSMTPEARGAYEEARRRMEVCRGLGERGTNLNLDSLGLTELPTEIGQLTALKFFSANGNRLACLPREIGLLTDLEVIFLLKNRLTTLPPEIGRLTKVDQLYLGENALTELPPEIGQLTRLWRLHLWGNQLTRLPPEIGQLKRLMELSLNDNPLTDLPAELWGLTGLRTLFLDNIGLEHLPPEIGNLTSLVKLYLKRNRLTTLPPEVGQLPELRRLILTGNPLTSVPEELHQIPGLQL, encoded by the coding sequence ATGACGGATCCATCCATGACACCTGAGGCGCGGGGGGCGTATGAGGAGGCGCGGCGGCGGATGGAGGTCTGCCGGGGGCTGGGGGAACGGGGGACGAATCTGAATCTCGACTCGCTGGGGCTCACGGAGTTGCCGACGGAGATCGGCCAGCTCACGGCGCTGAAGTTTTTTTCGGCGAACGGAAACCGCCTCGCCTGCCTGCCGCGCGAGATCGGCCTGCTCACAGACCTGGAGGTGATCTTCTTGCTCAAAAATCGGCTGACCACGCTGCCGCCAGAGATCGGGCGGCTGACGAAGGTGGATCAGCTCTACCTGGGCGAGAATGCGCTGACGGAGCTGCCGCCAGAGATTGGCCAGCTCACGCGCCTGTGGCGGCTGCACCTGTGGGGAAATCAGCTCACGCGGCTACCGCCCGAGATCGGCCAACTGAAACGGCTCATGGAGCTGAGCCTCAATGACAATCCCCTCACCGACCTGCCAGCGGAACTCTGGGGACTGACCGGGCTACGCACCCTGTTCCTGGACAACATCGGCCTGGAGCACCTGCCGCCCGAGATTGGAAACCTGACCTCGCTGGTGAAGCTGTACCTGAAGCGCAATCGCCTCACCACCCTGCCGCCCGAGGTGGGCCAGCTACCAGAGCTGCGGAGGCTCATCCTCACCGGCAACCCACTGACCTCCGTGCCCGAGGAGCTTCACCAGATACCCGGTCTGCAACTGTAA